A genome region from Carya illinoinensis cultivar Pawnee chromosome 2, C.illinoinensisPawnee_v1, whole genome shotgun sequence includes the following:
- the LOC122301864 gene encoding receptor-like protein 7, with protein MRLSFSLIILIVHFLVSLSMFYLILAASSSVVQPLCHDDERFALLQFKESFFINQSASEDPSAYAKVSSWKPDQISDCCKWDGVECNKDTGHVIALDLSSSCLKGFLNSNSSLFHLAHLQNLNLADNDFTSSPIPATFRQLSRLTNLNLSASVFSGQIPSEILELSKLVFLDLSNNLLLKLQKSGLTVIAQNFTNLEVLSLDQVDISSNVPNILANLTSLTSLSLIECDLHGEFPVGIFHLPNLQRLHIGINKDLTGCVPELNRTSPLVLLRLGSTNFYGEIPDSIGNLKFLVQLTACFCNFSGEIPSSLGNLTNLSLLDLQSNRLQGSIPQSISRLVNLDTLFLNDNYLCGTVEFELFLRLRNLINLQLSRNNISLLTKPSINSTFAKFSVLYLVDCDLGEFPEFLKNQDQLELLDLGGNKIHGQVPKWMWNVSIETLCALYLDDNFLTGFDQLPVVLPYINLRHLTLDSNMLQGSLPIPPPSISLYSVSNNNLTGKISHLICNLSSITGLYLSINNLGGLLPQCLGNLSGSLSLDLHGNNFHGTIPRICGEASKLMMIDFSQNHLQGRVPRSLANCAKLEAVNLGNNQIHDIFPSWLGILPELRILILRSNELYGTIGSSDSNFDFPKLHIIDLSNNDLIGKLPFEHFQNWKAMQIFDFESSKYVEENQTLVTIGGDYLTHSYSYSMTMIKKGTETLYDKVPDFLVVIDLSNNKFEGEIPDMVGNLKGLNMLNLSSNFLTGPIPVTLANLTGLEALDLSQNKLSGAIPLQLTVLTFLSYFNVSHNRLTGPIPHGKQFDTFDNSLFSENPELCGNPLPKKCGNPEDSLPPFSSRNLDQFSFEFGWKVVAMGYGVGFVFGAVSGQILITKKYGWFMKTFSIGQPNRRRVNWRGRKN; from the coding sequence ATGCGTTTATCGTTTTCTCTCATCATCTTGATCGTGCACTTTCTTGTTTCATTGAGCATGTTTTATCTTATACTTGCTGCCTCTTCTTCTGTTGTGCAACCCCTGTGCCATGATGATGAGAGATTTGCCTTGTTGCAATTCAAGGAAAGCTTCTTCATCAATCAGTCTGCGTCCGAAGATCCCTCTGCATATGCGAAGGTTTCATCGTGGAAGCCTGATCAAATCAGTGATTGCTGCAAGTGGGACGGTGTAGAGTGCAATAAGGACACTGGTCATGTCATCGCCCTCGATCTCAGTAGCAGTTGTCTTAAAGGTTTTCTCAACTCCAATAGCAGCCTCTTCCACCTTGCTCACCTCCAAAACCTCAATTTGGCCGACAATGACTTTACCTCTTCTCCAATTCCAGCTACTTTTAGGCAGCTTTCAAGGCTAACAAATCTCAACCTCTCAGCCTCTGTATTTTCTGGCCAAATCCCTTCAGAAATCTTAGAGCTCTCCAAATTAGTTTTCTTGGATCTCTCAAATAATTTGTTGTTGAAGCTCCAAAAATCTGGCCTAACAGTTATAGCTCAAAACTTCACAAACTTGGAAGTACTATCTCTTGACCAGGTTGACATATCATCCAATGTACCCAATATCTTGGCAAACTTAACTTCTTTAACATCTCTATCTCTAATCGAGTGTGACCTGCATGGTGAGTTTCCCGTGGGAATTTTCCATCTACCTAATCTTCAGCGTCTTCATATTGGGATCAACAAAGACCTCACGGGATGTGTCCCAGAACTTAACAGAACTAGCCCTCTTGTATTATTGAGACTTGGATCCACGAACTTCTATGGTGAGATACCAGATTCGATTGGTAACCTAAAGTTCTTGGTTCAATTGACTGCGTGTTTTTGCAATTTCTCAGGAGAAATACCATCTTCACTAGGTAACCTTACCAATCTAAGTCTTTTAGATCTTCAATCAAATAGGTTGCAGGGTTCAATTCCACAGTCAATATCAAGGCTTGTAAATCTTGATACTCTGTTTCTCAATGATAACTATTTGTGTGGCACGGTGGAGTTTGAGTTGTTTCTGAGACTCAGAAACCTCATTAATCTCCAATTATCTAGAAACAATATTTCATTGCTTACAAAGCCCAGTATCAACTCAACTTTTGCAAAATTTAGTGTATTATACCTAGTTGATTGTGACTTGGGTGAGTTCCCAGAGTTTCTGAAGAACCAAGATCAGTTGGAGCTATTAGATCTCGGTGGAAACAAAATTCATGGCCAAGTTCCAAAATGGATGTGGAACGTAAGTATAGAAACTCTCTGTGCTTTATATCTGGATGACAACTTTCTCACCGGTTTCGACCAACTTCCGGTTGTGCTCCCCTACATTAATCTAAGGCACCTGACGCTTGATTCTAACATGCTTCAAGGGTCATTGCCAATCCCACCACCTTCCATTTCTCTCTATTCGGTCTCAAACAACAACCTGACTGGAAAAATTTCACATTTGATTTGCAATCTAAGTTCCATAACTGGTCTCTATTTGTCAATCAACAACTTGGGTGGCCTTCTTCCTCAATGTTTAGGCAACTTGAGTGGTTCTCTATCATTGGACCTACACGGTAATAACTTTCATGGAACCATTCCTCGGATCTGTGGTGAAGCAAgcaaattgatgatgattgattTCAGCCAAAATCATTTACAGGGGCGTGTACCGAGGTCATTGGCCAATTGTGCCAAGCTTGAAGCTGTTAATCTTGGTAACAATCAGATACATGATATTTTTCCTTCCTGGTTGGGTATTCTTCCAGAGTTGAGGATTCTCATTTTGAGATCTAATGAGCTCTATGGTACAATAGGAAGTTCTGATAGCAATTTCGATTTCCCGAAATTGCACATCATTGACCTCTCAAATAATGATCTTATTGGCAAGTTGCCCTTTGAACACTTCCAAAATTGGAAAGCCATGCAAATTTTTGATTTCGAGAGCTCAAAGTACGTGGAGGAAAACCAAACTCTAGTTACAATTGGAGGAGATTACTTGACGCATTCCTACTCTTACTCAATGACAATGATCAAGAAAGGCACAGAAACACTATATGACAAAGTCCCTGATTTCTTAGTAGTTATTGATCTCTCGAACAACAAATTTGAAGGAGAAATCCCAGACATGGTGGGGAATCTGAAAGGACTTAATATGCTCAACCTTTCCTCAAACTTTCTCACTGGACCTATCCCTGTTACATTGGCAAACTTGACAGGGCTAGAAGCATTGGATCTGTCTCAAAACAAGTTGTCTGGTGCGATCCCTCTGCAACTAACGGTACTCACTTTCCTTTCATACTTTAATGTCTCCCATAATCGTTTGACAGGACCTATACCACATGGGAAACAGTTTGACACATTCGACAACAGTTTGTTCAGTGAGAACCCTGAATTATGTGGTAACCCTTTGCCAAAGAAATGTGGGAATCCTGAGGACTCACTGCCTCCATTTTCAAGCCGCAACTTAGATCaattctcatttgaatttggttGGAAAGTAGTCGCAATGGGATATGGGGTTGGATTCGTGTTTGGAGCTGTGTCTGGGCAAATCTTAATCACAAAGAAGTATGGTTGGTTTATGAAGACGTTTTCTATTGGGCAGCCGAACCGAAGAAGGGTGAATTGGAGAGGCcgcaaaaattaa
- the LOC122301865 gene encoding secreted RxLR effector protein 161-like: MDSKTKPVSTLMASYFKFSVLQSPKDDEEHDYIRNVQYASIVGSLMYAMVCIRPDISQAVSLVSCWTIDLGLKFEKSENSLVTGYIDSNYASDLKH; this comes from the exons ATGGATTCGAAGACGAAGCCAGTGAGTACTCTAATGGCCTCATATTTCAAGTTCAGTgtattgcagtctcctaaagatGATGAAGAGCATGACTACATAAGGAATGTCCAATATGCAagtattgttggaagcttaatgtatgccatggtgtgtataCGACCTGATATCTCACAAGCTGTTAGCTTAGTTAGTTGCT GGACCATAGATCTTGGtttaaagtttgagaagagTGAaaatagtctagtaactggatatatTGACTCAAACTATGCAAGTGATCTTAAACACtga